One genomic region from Anopheles coustani unplaced genomic scaffold, idAnoCousDA_361_x.2 scaffold_12_ctg1, whole genome shotgun sequence encodes:
- the LOC131271182 gene encoding calumenin-B, whose product MILVHAICICLLFNYAVSGIPKPDEKRVLDHDTLSHVQHYQNDEHNKQYDHEAFLGEDAKTFDQLEADESRRRLGLIVDKIDGDKDGFVNLSELKSWIQYTQRRYIDDDVNRQWKTHNPNNTDKIHWDIYRKNVYGFLDDFASQESENMGEEHFSYRAMLKRDRRRWSNADRDGDDQLSREEFTDFLHPEESSHMRDVVVTETIEDIDKDKDGKVSVEEYIGDMYRQSEDNEEEPDWVKHERETFSNFRDKDKNGFMDEQEVKDWITPADFDHAEAEARHLIYEADSDADEKLTKDEIIEKYDLFVGSQATDFGEALTRHDEF is encoded by the exons ATGATTCTTGTCCATGCAATATGCATTTGTTTGCTATTTAACTATGCAGTGTCGGGCATCCCAAAGCCCGATGAAAAACGAGTACTGGATCATGATACACTAAGTCACGTTCAACATTACCAAAACGACGAGCACAATAAACAGTACGATCATGAAGCATTCCTAGGCGAAGATGCCAAAACGTTTGATCAACTTGAAGCCGACGAAAGTAGAAGACGCTTGGG ACTGATCGTTGATAAAATAGATGGTGACAAAGATGGTTTCGTAAATCTATCCGAGTTAAAATCGTGGATTCAATATACACAGCGACGTTACATAGATGATGATGTTAACAGACAATGGAAAACCCACAACCCCAACAATACCGACAAGATTCACTGGGACATATATCGAAAGAATGTGTATGGGTTTTTGGACGATTTCGCTTCGCAAGAATCGGAAAATATGGGAGAAGAACACTTTTCTTATCGTGCCATGCTTAAAAGAGATCGCCGGCGATGGAGCAACGCCGATCGTGATGGAGACGATCAGTTATCGCGGGAAGAGTTTACTGATTTTTTGCACCCAGAAGAGAGTAGTCACATGCGTGATGTTGTCGTGACTGAAACAATTGAGGACATTGATAAAGATAAGGATGGAAAGGTGTCGGTTGAAGAGTACATTGGGGATATGTACAGGCAATCGGAGGACAACGAGGAAGAACCAGACTGGGTAAAGCACGAGCGAGAAACTTTCTCGAACTTTCG TGACAAAGACAAGAATGGCTTCATGGATGAACAAGAGGTGAAGGATTGGATAACACCAGCAGACTTTGACCACGCTGAAGCGGAAGCGCGCCATCTCATCTACGAAGCTGACTCAGATGCAGATGAAAAACTAACGAAGGATGAGATCATCGAGAAATATGATCTTTTTGTAGGATCACAGGCTACGGATTTTGGTGAGGCGCTAACAAGGCACGACGAATTCTAA